Proteins found in one Clostridium kluyveri DSM 555 genomic segment:
- a CDS encoding D-alanyl-D-alanine carboxypeptidase family protein, with product MKRKNNIILFVLIFTLCLNLNVSAADESSNTLPEIYGTSAITVDMQTNEIIYEKNPDTKIYPASTTKLLTAILLEKNKKETDMLTYTAEAKAQPQSSLNSAARPIEVGDTISAKNVMDALLMFSANDMACVIAENISKSIPEFADKMNEEVQSLNLKNTHFITPNGLHNPDHYSTSYDMSIIAREAFKNSWIRDTIYKSTSTVTTSKGASFAIINTNKLLGKDGCIGGKTGYTDPAGRCLVAIYERDNRKILGIVMNSIYDTNDTYVFNDMEKIINWSYSKTPYILHAKDSIIDKKDVKFKFLPFTNFEKTVRVPIKTEDNVSYYDNDINKKELQQKITITTVNIKSLKGEIPIGILTVKQRDFSKSYKIYSGLSKKSFLKQMFSIYSIILIPVFILILIFLFMKNKSRRYKKHKKYSYH from the coding sequence TTGAAAAGGAAAAATAATATCATATTATTTGTACTTATATTTACACTTTGTTTAAATCTTAATGTATCTGCCGCAGATGAATCTTCTAATACACTTCCTGAAATATACGGTACTTCGGCCATAACAGTGGACATGCAAACAAATGAAATAATATATGAAAAAAATCCAGATACCAAAATATATCCTGCAAGTACTACAAAACTTTTAACTGCTATTCTCCTTGAAAAAAACAAGAAAGAAACGGACATGCTGACATATACAGCAGAAGCTAAAGCCCAGCCCCAATCTTCCTTAAATAGTGCTGCACGTCCCATAGAGGTAGGAGATACTATATCTGCAAAAAATGTAATGGATGCACTTTTAATGTTTTCCGCTAATGATATGGCATGTGTTATTGCAGAAAATATATCTAAAAGTATACCTGAATTTGCAGACAAAATGAATGAAGAAGTACAAAGCTTAAATTTGAAAAATACTCATTTTATCACTCCAAATGGCCTACATAATCCAGATCACTATAGTACCTCCTACGATATGAGTATTATTGCCAGAGAAGCCTTTAAAAATTCCTGGATAAGAGATACTATATATAAATCTACCAGCACGGTAACCACTTCTAAAGGTGCTTCCTTTGCAATTATAAACACTAATAAGCTGCTGGGCAAAGATGGCTGTATAGGTGGAAAAACGGGTTATACAGACCCTGCAGGGAGATGTCTTGTTGCAATATATGAAAGAGATAATAGAAAAATACTTGGAATTGTCATGAATTCCATATATGATACAAATGACACCTATGTATTTAATGACATGGAAAAAATAATAAACTGGAGTTATAGTAAGACACCTTACATTCTTCATGCAAAAGATTCCATAATTGATAAAAAAGATGTAAAATTTAAATTTCTACCTTTTACAAATTTTGAAAAAACCGTAAGGGTTCCTATTAAAACTGAAGATAATGTATCCTACTATGATAATGATATTAATAAAAAAGAACTACAGCAAAAAATCACCATTACAACTGTAAATATAAAATCTTTAAAAGGTGAAATTCCTATTGGAATTCTCACAGTGAAACAAAGAGATTTTTCTAAGAGTTATAAAATTTATTCTGGACTTTCAAAAAAGTCTTTTCTAAAACAAATGTTTTCCATATACAGCATAATATTAATACCTGTATTTATATTGATTCTAATTTTCTTATTTATGAAAAACAAATCTAGAAGGTATAAAAAACATAAAAAATATAGTTATCATTAA